The Candidatus Arthromitus sp. SFB-mouse-Japan genome includes a region encoding these proteins:
- a CDS encoding 50S ribosomal protein L25, whose amino-acid sequence MINAIINNGTTKGSTKKLRREGKVVGNIYGTDIPSTKIILDKRDIEELLTHGGDHNTVQVNLEGKKYNAIIKEVQKCHITNNILHVDFECFNGDKVINAEVPVNYVNEFVATKNGAIIQKEKSSIKVRCKASKIPDKIDLVIKEQMLGHAVRISDMEVGDEITILDSLESVVASINFAKNFVDESNEVSSTESEIN is encoded by the coding sequence ATGATAAACGCGATAATTAATAATGGGACAACAAAAGGATCAACTAAAAAATTGAGAAGAGAAGGTAAGGTTGTTGGGAATATTTATGGAACTGATATACCGTCAACTAAAATAATTTTAGATAAAAGAGATATAGAAGAATTACTGACTCATGGCGGTGATCATAATACTGTGCAAGTTAACCTTGAAGGTAAGAAATATAATGCAATAATTAAGGAAGTTCAAAAATGTCATATTACAAATAATATCTTGCATGTTGATTTTGAATGTTTTAATGGAGATAAAGTAATTAATGCAGAAGTTCCTGTTAATTATGTTAATGAATTTGTTGCAACTAAAAATGGAGCGATTATACAAAAGGAAAAAAGCAGTATAAAAGTTAGATGTAAAGCTAGTAAAATACCTGACAAAATTGATTTAGTTATAAAGGAACAAATGTTAGGACACGCTGTTAGGATTTCTGATATGGAAGTAGGGGATGAAATAACTATACTAGATAGTTTAGAGTCTGTAGTAGCTTCAATAAATTTTGCCAAAAACTTTGTTGACGAATCAAATGAAGTATCATCAACTGAATCAGAGATTAATTAA
- a CDS encoding aminotransferase class I/II-fold pyridoxal phosphate-dependent enzyme, giving the protein MYKLDQNKTPIFDSLMKYVNNNTVPFHVPGHKKGIGIPEEFKNFIGENAFKIDVTVFKSVDSLHHPTSSIKKAEELVADAYNSDYSFFCINGTTIAIQAMIMSAVSSGDKILIPRNVHKSITAGIILSGAIPVYMNPDIDEFLSISHGIPFNTVKKSLENNPDVKAVLLINPTYYGVSTDIKKIASLVHSYNIPLLIDEAHGPHLIFNNKLPICAMDAGADICAQSTHKITSSLTQGSFLHVKSKYIEPSKVRQNLNLLQTTSPSYIILASLDCTRKQLVFNGKELLDKSIELANYAREEINKIDSLYCFGEELKNDGGFFTFDPTKITINCRKLGISGYELEKRLASKYKIQLEMADAYNALAAGSFGDTKESIDKLITALKDIRANTEKKDTNKFNITIPEIPKQVYSPRKAFQSNKKSIPLKKSVDQISAEFLLAYPPGIPVLCPGEIITQEIVDYIEYIKSIGLFVQGTEDPKIENIKIID; this is encoded by the coding sequence TTGTATAAGCTAGATCAAAATAAAACACCAATTTTTGACTCACTAATGAAATATGTAAATAACAACACAGTACCATTTCATGTCCCAGGACATAAAAAAGGAATTGGTATACCTGAAGAATTTAAAAATTTCATCGGAGAAAACGCATTTAAAATAGATGTTACAGTATTTAAATCGGTCGATAGTTTACATCATCCTACTTCATCTATAAAAAAAGCAGAAGAATTAGTTGCAGATGCATACAACTCTGATTATTCATTCTTCTGTATAAATGGAACCACTATTGCAATACAAGCAATGATAATGTCCGCAGTATCTAGTGGTGATAAAATATTAATTCCTAGAAACGTCCACAAATCCATAACAGCTGGCATTATTTTAAGCGGGGCAATACCTGTGTATATGAATCCAGATATCGACGAATTCCTTTCTATATCTCATGGTATACCATTTAATACAGTAAAAAAATCTTTAGAAAACAATCCTGATGTTAAAGCAGTTTTATTAATAAATCCAACTTACTATGGAGTTTCAACTGATATCAAAAAAATTGCCTCACTCGTTCATTCATATAACATTCCATTACTTATTGATGAAGCCCATGGTCCACATCTAATATTTAATAATAAACTGCCAATATGTGCGATGGATGCTGGAGCTGACATATGTGCACAAAGCACCCACAAAATAACATCATCATTAACTCAAGGTTCATTTTTACATGTAAAATCGAAATATATCGAACCATCAAAAGTAAGACAAAATTTAAATTTATTACAAACAACATCTCCATCATATATAATACTCGCATCTCTTGATTGCACAAGAAAACAACTTGTATTCAATGGAAAAGAATTACTAGATAAATCAATTGAGCTTGCTAATTACGCAAGAGAAGAAATTAACAAAATAGATTCTCTTTATTGTTTTGGAGAAGAATTGAAAAATGATGGTGGATTCTTTACGTTTGATCCAACAAAAATTACAATCAATTGCAGAAAACTTGGAATAAGCGGATATGAATTAGAAAAAAGACTTGCATCAAAATATAAAATTCAATTAGAAATGGCAGATGCTTACAACGCATTAGCTGCTGGATCTTTTGGTGATACAAAAGAAAGTATTGACAAATTAATAACTGCACTTAAAGATATAAGAGCAAATACAGAAAAGAAAGATACTAATAAATTTAATATAACTATACCTGAAATACCAAAACAAGTATATTCACCTAGAAAAGCTTTCCAATCAAACAAAAAATCAATTCCTCTTAAAAAAAGTGTTGATCAAATTAGTGCAGAATTTCTTCTTGCATATCCTCCTGGAATTCCTGTCCTTTGTCCAGGTGAAATAATCACACAAGAAATTGTTGATTATATAGAATATATAAAATCTATAGGTTTATTCGTTCAAGGAACAGAGGATCCTAAAATCGAAAATATTAAAATAATAGATTAA
- the rpsU gene encoding 30S ribosomal protein S21, with protein MSEIKVGENESLESALKRFKRKCARAGVLSEVKKREHYVKPSVKRKKKSEAARKRKFK; from the coding sequence ATGTCTGAAATAAAAGTTGGAGAAAATGAGTCTTTGGAAAGTGCATTAAAAAGATTCAAAAGAAAGTGTGCAAGAGCTGGGGTTTTATCTGAGGTTAAAAAGAGAGAACATTACGTTAAACCAAGTGTTAAAAGAAAGAAAAAATCTGAAGCCGCAAGAAAGAGAAAGTTTAAATAG
- a CDS encoding DUF4214 domain-containing protein, with protein sequence MKKNNIKKIIFGSLLSISICLGSAVSFAQTKEDYLDKFVGNIYGIIFNREADEEGKNYWINQVLDENIGVLDLLNQILDQPEFEELNISNEEFINKNYELLLNREADQEGFEYWSGILGDNTSKNERLSLINEMAHSEEFMGEINNLGILFKKYKQEPTVEPEKRSDLDEFISDAYTYLLGRDYDYEGFNYWKNQLTSQSKGAIDLINEFIKLDEFKSRNLSDRQFISEIYQVLFNREADSDGLNYWISLYQKDKTSQRMVNIVLNIADNTEFLDRIKGMNIIFKKIDLNLFYSELLTKQNKIRAINSSQLSEIKQGMTFFDIIVKLGRTRNVSNVEGVNVAKYIVDGSKEFYFIFSDPSAIYKFNPMDILNSQN encoded by the coding sequence ATGAAGAAGAATAATATTAAAAAAATTATTTTTGGTAGTTTGTTGTCAATATCGATTTGCTTAGGATCAGCTGTCTCTTTTGCACAAACAAAAGAAGATTATTTAGACAAATTCGTAGGGAATATCTATGGAATAATATTTAATAGAGAGGCTGATGAAGAGGGAAAAAATTATTGGATTAATCAAGTGTTGGATGAAAATATAGGTGTATTAGATTTATTAAATCAAATTTTGGATCAGCCAGAATTTGAAGAACTTAATATATCTAATGAGGAGTTTATAAATAAAAATTATGAGTTATTATTAAATAGAGAAGCTGATCAAGAGGGATTTGAATATTGGTCTGGTATTCTAGGAGACAATACATCTAAAAATGAAAGGCTAAGTCTAATTAATGAAATGGCTCATAGTGAAGAATTCATGGGTGAAATAAATAATTTGGGGATTTTATTTAAGAAGTATAAGCAAGAGCCTACAGTTGAACCTGAAAAGCGTAGTGATCTTGATGAGTTTATAAGTGATGCATATACATATCTTTTAGGAAGAGATTATGATTATGAAGGGTTTAATTATTGGAAAAATCAATTGACGTCTCAAAGTAAGGGGGCGATAGATTTAATAAATGAATTTATAAAATTAGATGAATTTAAGTCTAGGAACCTTTCTGATAGACAATTCATTAGTGAAATATATCAGGTTTTATTTAATAGAGAAGCTGATTCTGATGGACTTAATTATTGGATTTCTCTATATCAAAAAGATAAAACATCACAAAGGATGGTTAATATAGTTTTAAATATTGCTGATAATACAGAATTTTTAGATAGAATTAAAGGAATGAATATAATTTTTAAGAAAATTGATTTAAATTTATTTTATTCTGAATTATTAACAAAACAAAACAAAATTAGAGCAATAAATTCATCACAGCTATCGGAAATAAAACAAGGTATGACTTTCTTTGATATAATTGTAAAACTTGGAAGAACAAGAAATGTTTCAAATGTTGAGGGAGTAAATGTTGCAAAATATATTGTTGATGGATCCAAAGAGTTTTATTTTATATTTTCTGATCCGTCAGCTATATATAAATTTAATCCAATGGATATTTTAAATTCACAAAATTAA
- a CDS encoding histidine triad nucleotide-binding protein → MECIFCKIIQGEVPCKIIYEDSFVIAFEDIYPSATNHVLVIPKIHIQSLNDIDEKNISYIEHIFSAIGKIVKLLNIDETGYRIVNNCGGHAFQSVKHLHFHIVGGEELSPTFC, encoded by the coding sequence ATGGAATGTATATTTTGTAAAATAATTCAGGGTGAAGTACCGTGTAAGATAATCTATGAAGATAGTTTTGTAATTGCGTTTGAGGACATTTATCCTTCTGCAACTAATCATGTACTTGTAATTCCTAAGATACATATTCAAAGTTTAAATGATATTGATGAGAAAAATATTTCATATATTGAGCATATTTTTTCAGCTATAGGTAAGATAGTTAAGCTTCTTAATATAGATGAAACAGGATATAGAATTGTAAATAATTGTGGCGGACATGCATTTCAATCTGTAAAGCATTTGCATTTTCATATTGTCGGAGGAGAAGAGCTTTCACCAACATTTTGTTAA
- the mtaB gene encoding tRNA (N(6)-L-threonylcarbamoyladenosine(37)-C(2))-methylthiotransferase MtaB, which produces MKVAISTLGCRVNIYDTEIMISALKEDDFEVVSYDEFADVYCINTCTVTNTSDKKSRQFISKCKKINPKAIIAMVGCYPQVSKDEVSEIKDVNIILGNRFKGQLPYYIRLFLETGKQVIKVDDNILRNISFEDRSIRTLKDKHRAFIKIQDGCNKFCTYCIIPFARGGVCSKEPRKIFDEVRSLVSNGYKEVVLTGINTTSYGDDLGIDINLVSLIELLDEIDGLERIRVGSVDPEFFTTEIVERMSKIKKLMPHFHLSLQSGCDSVLKRMRRKYDISLYKKVVEDLRREIEDVSITTDIIVGFPGETDDEFNETYNFLKNIKLQDMHVFKYSKRNGTKAAEMENQVDVHIKEKRSKSLIDLNKLNKIDFQKKYLGQTLDVLYCTELSDNNGVYGYTKNYIKVVLNDEKKYLGKIVSTRIVDLENDHLIGQALK; this is translated from the coding sequence ATGAAGGTTGCAATTTCTACATTAGGTTGTAGGGTTAATATTTATGATACAGAAATTATGATTTCTGCTTTGAAAGAAGACGATTTTGAGGTTGTCTCTTATGATGAGTTTGCAGATGTTTATTGTATTAATACTTGTACGGTTACAAATACAAGTGATAAAAAGTCAAGGCAGTTTATATCCAAATGTAAAAAAATCAACCCAAAAGCTATTATTGCTATGGTTGGTTGTTATCCACAGGTCTCTAAAGATGAAGTATCAGAGATAAAGGATGTAAATATCATTTTGGGTAATAGGTTTAAGGGTCAATTGCCATATTACATAAGATTATTTTTGGAAACAGGAAAACAGGTTATAAAAGTTGATGATAATATTTTGAGGAATATAAGTTTTGAAGATAGAAGTATAAGAACTCTAAAAGATAAACATAGAGCATTTATTAAAATTCAGGATGGATGTAATAAGTTTTGTACATATTGTATAATCCCATTTGCACGTGGAGGGGTTTGTAGCAAGGAGCCACGCAAAATTTTTGATGAAGTTAGATCATTAGTTAGTAACGGATATAAAGAGGTTGTATTAACTGGTATTAATACAACTTCTTACGGTGATGATTTAGGTATAGATATTAATTTGGTTAGTTTGATAGAATTACTTGATGAAATAGATGGACTCGAAAGAATTAGAGTTGGTTCTGTTGATCCGGAGTTTTTTACAACAGAAATTGTTGAGAGAATGAGTAAGATAAAAAAACTTATGCCGCATTTTCATTTATCACTTCAAAGTGGATGTGATTCAGTATTGAAGAGAATGCGAAGAAAATATGATATTTCTCTTTACAAGAAAGTTGTAGAAGATCTTAGAAGAGAGATTGAAGATGTAAGTATAACTACTGATATTATAGTTGGCTTCCCAGGTGAAACTGATGATGAGTTTAATGAAACGTATAATTTTTTAAAAAATATAAAGCTTCAAGATATGCATGTATTTAAATACAGTAAAAGAAATGGAACAAAAGCAGCTGAAATGGAAAATCAGGTTGATGTCCATATAAAAGAGAAGAGAAGTAAAAGTCTTATAGATCTTAATAAATTAAATAAGATTGATTTTCAGAAGAAATATTTAGGACAAACCTTAGATGTGTTGTATTGTACAGAACTTTCAGATAATAATGGAGTTTATGGATATACGAAAAATTATATAAAAGTTGTTTTAAATGATGAAAAGAAATATTTAGGGAAGATTGTTTCGACGCGAATTGTTGATCTGGAAAATGATCACCTTATCGGACAAGCTTTAAAATAG
- a CDS encoding RsmE family RNA methyltransferase, with product MRRFFTDFEFIEGNNILSIDDQEAKHILKVLRLRLGDRFIISNFNDQSFEAEIIDTTLKTCKVKLLDKIDITNKIKVNITIFQGYPKADKLEFIVQKLTEIGIREIVPLLTRRVNGKLDVSKFKWDRLNKISKEACKQCGISTIPTIKFPIKFSDIDQDGIKKYDLILIPYEKEEFNLKEVIRSFDRDDIKNICVFIGPEGGFEEDEVDFIRSLGGISVGLGKNILRTETATIFISSVLKYEFGDK from the coding sequence ATGCGGAGATTTTTTACAGATTTTGAATTTATAGAAGGTAATAATATTTTGTCAATTGATGATCAAGAAGCAAAACATATTTTGAAAGTGCTTAGATTAAGGCTTGGAGATAGATTTATAATAAGTAATTTTAACGATCAAAGTTTTGAGGCAGAAATTATAGATACAACTCTTAAAACTTGTAAGGTAAAATTATTAGATAAAATAGATATTACTAATAAAATCAAAGTTAATATAACAATATTTCAAGGTTATCCAAAAGCTGATAAACTTGAGTTTATTGTTCAGAAACTCACAGAAATTGGTATCCGTGAAATAGTACCATTATTAACTAGGAGAGTTAATGGTAAGCTTGATGTAAGTAAGTTTAAATGGGATAGATTAAATAAAATTTCTAAGGAAGCTTGTAAACAATGTGGAATATCTACAATTCCAACAATAAAATTTCCAATTAAGTTTTCGGATATAGATCAAGATGGAATAAAGAAGTATGATTTAATATTGATTCCTTATGAAAAAGAAGAGTTTAATTTGAAGGAGGTTATAAGGAGTTTTGACAGAGACGATATTAAAAATATTTGTGTATTTATAGGACCTGAAGGTGGATTTGAAGAAGATGAAGTTGATTTTATAAGAAGTTTGGGTGGTATATCCGTTGGATTAGGTAAAAATATATTACGAACAGAAACGGCGACTATATTTATTTCATCTGTATTAAAATATGAATTTGGTGATAAATAA
- the prmA gene encoding 50S ribosomal protein L11 methyltransferase — translation MDNSYVEIKIKVNIDNLENIENIFYKLGRFELYVEDPRHLYEENNLNLDTYFNEDEILVDGKEICVVRYYISEKENVTEFLDIIKSMIRYENIDCFIETQEVLEEDWANNWKKYYHTFKIDNRVVIKPEWENYERLNDEILINIDPGMAFGTGTHETTKLCIQMMCKYMKDDYFVYDVGTGSGILGILAAKLNARKVIAIDLDKVSVSAAKYNVKLNNISNIEIIEGNLLDNMNEKGDIIVSNIIAEIICDLIPDVTKVLNEDGIFIISGIIDSKVNLIKNSLLKYNMEIINESKENGWYAFAVKIKGNMV, via the coding sequence ATGGATAATAGTTACGTAGAGATTAAAATTAAAGTTAATATAGATAATTTGGAGAATATTGAAAATATTTTTTATAAGCTTGGAAGATTTGAATTATATGTGGAGGATCCGAGACATTTATATGAAGAAAATAATTTAAATTTAGATACTTATTTTAATGAAGACGAGATTCTTGTAGATGGAAAAGAAATTTGTGTTGTTAGGTATTATATAAGTGAAAAAGAAAATGTTACTGAATTCTTAGATATTATAAAGTCGATGATTCGATATGAAAATATAGATTGTTTTATTGAAACTCAAGAAGTTCTTGAAGAAGATTGGGCTAATAATTGGAAAAAATATTATCATACCTTTAAGATTGATAATAGAGTTGTTATTAAACCTGAATGGGAAAATTATGAGAGGCTTAATGATGAAATTTTGATAAATATAGATCCAGGTATGGCATTTGGGACTGGTACACATGAAACAACTAAACTATGTATTCAGATGATGTGTAAATATATGAAGGATGATTATTTTGTTTATGATGTTGGTACTGGGTCAGGTATTCTTGGAATTTTGGCAGCTAAATTAAATGCACGTAAAGTTATTGCAATTGATCTTGATAAAGTTTCTGTTAGTGCGGCAAAGTATAATGTTAAGTTGAATAATATTTCGAATATTGAAATTATTGAGGGAAATCTTTTAGATAATATGAATGAAAAGGGAGATATCATTGTTTCCAATATAATTGCAGAAATAATCTGTGATTTGATACCTGATGTTACAAAGGTTCTTAATGAGGATGGTATTTTTATTATATCAGGTATAATTGATAGTAAGGTCAATCTTATTAAAAATAGTTTATTAAAATACAATATGGAAATTATAAATGAAAGCAAAGAGAATGGATGGTATGCTTTTGCTGTGAAAATTAAAGGAAATATGGTATAA
- a CDS encoding dynamin family protein, translating to MYIDKYKKAISLIDNINLELTSNKELIENDEFSTSLNNIRYILTQKTFKVAVVGAIKSGKSTILNAFIGRDLLPNQNAPCTISTIEIFHSNENCNYVKKQFSDGSFENITSNKRFTLEQMFHSDIKEVRKNNTHSTIERYLLHTPINGIKTSKYGDVINKFVLLDTPGLDEISTTNFNTDYVKKISFKELRNSDALIIVLDYQNFMSDINGKILKLISSNEKLIERDRNKIFFVINKIDLLNSKDESIDDCIEKAREMIKEYIPSIKNPNINYVSARQALLARIVKNNFASKEILDEIDRLYGSKYTESIEINGSIRQFKLEPSEYCDKLLEESRIEIIEEEILNCIFSTFAEESLEAGIEKIIAINNDIINSLDNDISVIDNKYNISFTKIENIKCKLYDLKKEFIEVINIPKVSLNILKNTINDKLDEMSQYLDNIVNEMLPVKNILEFENKDDLLYKINVIENNIKESLNVTLNKVNDHIYNESFNTQIEINKNLNEAFRKIGDEFNKYVNEHIKFKFQIYNFDDICMSNIDFNELNITETQSQVKECDEFSTSTFSLGMAATSVAGSAVGGILGKNLSVLETAIGATFGAGIGLLYFYMKKLKSTRIRERIIYSVDIAEFKDNFLGKINEVFENIKKEIFKNVDELIENSVLSVEKQLSKYIKKLDKRIGRLIKNMKINKEKRKIELKNIDAFRKKFIGFRKDLNSIKFKTIYIGEKSIEFNPDKPIELKNNNILLV from the coding sequence TTGTATATTGATAAATATAAGAAGGCTATTTCTTTAATTGATAATATTAATTTAGAGTTAACCTCTAATAAAGAATTAATTGAAAATGATGAATTTAGTACTTCATTAAATAATATAAGGTATATTTTAACACAAAAAACTTTTAAAGTCGCTGTTGTTGGGGCTATAAAATCTGGTAAATCTACAATATTAAATGCTTTTATTGGAAGAGATTTACTTCCAAATCAAAATGCACCATGTACAATATCCACTATAGAAATTTTTCATTCAAATGAGAATTGTAATTATGTAAAAAAGCAATTTAGTGATGGTAGTTTTGAAAATATAACATCTAATAAGAGGTTTACTTTGGAACAAATGTTTCACAGTGATATAAAAGAAGTTAGGAAAAATAATACTCACTCAACTATAGAAAGATATTTATTACATACCCCTATAAATGGTATAAAGACCTCCAAGTATGGAGATGTAATAAATAAATTTGTTTTATTAGATACTCCTGGTTTAGATGAGATTTCTACAACTAACTTTAATACGGATTATGTTAAGAAAATTTCTTTTAAAGAACTCAGAAATTCTGATGCTCTTATTATTGTTTTGGATTATCAGAATTTTATGTCAGATATAAATGGGAAAATTTTGAAATTAATTTCTAGCAATGAAAAATTGATAGAACGGGATAGAAATAAGATATTTTTTGTTATTAATAAGATTGATTTGCTTAATAGTAAGGATGAAAGTATAGATGATTGCATTGAAAAAGCTAGAGAGATGATTAAGGAGTATATACCTAGTATAAAAAATCCCAATATTAATTATGTTTCTGCAAGGCAGGCTCTTTTAGCTAGAATTGTTAAAAATAATTTTGCGTCAAAGGAAATTTTAGATGAAATTGATAGATTGTATGGATCAAAGTATACGGAAAGTATAGAGATAAATGGTTCTATTAGGCAATTTAAACTTGAACCCTCTGAGTATTGTGATAAATTGTTGGAAGAAAGTAGAATTGAGATAATAGAAGAGGAGATTTTGAATTGTATATTTTCTACTTTTGCTGAGGAAAGTTTAGAGGCTGGGATTGAAAAAATTATTGCGATTAATAATGATATAATAAATAGTCTTGATAATGATATATCGGTTATAGATAATAAATATAATATTTCTTTTACTAAGATCGAAAATATTAAATGTAAGTTATATGATTTGAAAAAGGAATTTATTGAAGTTATTAATATACCTAAGGTTTCTCTTAATATTTTAAAAAATACTATTAATGATAAGCTTGATGAGATGTCTCAGTATTTAGATAATATTGTTAATGAAATGTTACCTGTAAAAAATATTTTGGAATTTGAGAATAAAGATGACTTATTATATAAAATTAATGTTATAGAAAATAATATTAAGGAGAGTTTAAATGTTACTCTAAATAAGGTCAATGATCATATTTATAATGAATCTTTTAATACTCAAATAGAGATAAATAAAAATTTGAATGAAGCTTTTAGGAAAATCGGCGATGAGTTTAATAAGTATGTAAATGAACATATAAAGTTTAAATTTCAAATTTATAATTTTGATGATATTTGTATGAGTAATATTGATTTTAATGAGTTGAATATAACGGAAACCCAGAGTCAAGTTAAGGAGTGCGATGAGTTTAGTACCTCTACTTTTAGTTTGGGAATGGCAGCCACAAGTGTAGCAGGTAGTGCTGTTGGAGGAATTCTTGGGAAAAATCTTTCTGTTTTGGAAACGGCTATTGGTGCAACTTTTGGTGCAGGTATTGGACTTTTATATTTTTATATGAAAAAATTGAAAAGTACTAGGATAAGAGAGAGGATTATTTATTCAGTTGATATTGCAGAGTTTAAGGATAATTTTTTGGGTAAGATTAATGAAGTTTTTGAAAATATCAAGAAAGAGATATTTAAGAATGTTGATGAGTTGATAGAAAATAGTGTTTTGAGTGTAGAAAAACAATTATCCAAGTATATAAAGAAACTTGATAAAAGAATAGGTAGACTTATTAAAAATATGAAAATTAATAAAGAAAAGAGAAAAATTGAACTTAAAAATATTGATGCATTCAGGAAAAAATTTATTGGATTTAGGAAAGATCTTAATAGTATAAAGTTTAAGACTATTTATATTGGTGAAAAGAGTATAGAGTTTAATCCAGATAAACCAATCGAATTGAAAAATAATAACATATTGCTTGTTTAG
- a CDS encoding replication-associated recombination protein A produces the protein MKPLADKIRPEKIEDFVGQSHLIGKNKIISSIIKSKKIPNMIIYGPPGTGKTSLANILSKQCNKSFYKLNGTITNTDQIKQIIKETYNLSEHNGIILFIDELHFLSKKQQQIILEFIENGYITLIGSTTENINFSIVDSIISRCILINFKPLTSSDIKNKLINVIDENFKDYEFNEESIKYIANISNGDLRKALNILELCTITFNPNISITMDKIESLSQSTVNLSIKNKDNLYNNLSYLQKSIRGSDPNAASIALSLLIESGDLNSICRRLLVIASEDIGLAYPQAISIVKSCIDSAIMLGFPEAKIPLSQATILLATSPKSNTAYLAINRALEDVKKNQIEIPSYLCSNYSNNKINEKTKYLYPHDYPNNYIKQDYLPHKLKDKIYYNYGNNKFEQSIKDFWQKIK, from the coding sequence ATGAAACCATTAGCTGATAAAATTAGACCTGAAAAAATCGAAGATTTTGTTGGACAATCACATTTAATAGGTAAAAATAAAATTATAAGTAGCATCATTAAATCAAAAAAAATACCAAATATGATAATATATGGACCACCTGGAACTGGAAAAACATCTTTAGCAAACATTCTTTCTAAACAATGTAATAAATCATTCTATAAACTAAATGGAACAATAACAAATACTGATCAAATAAAGCAAATAATAAAAGAAACTTACAATCTTTCAGAACACAACGGTATTATCTTATTTATAGATGAACTTCACTTCCTTTCAAAAAAACAACAACAGATCATTTTAGAATTCATTGAAAATGGATACATAACATTAATAGGTAGCACAACCGAAAACATAAATTTTTCAATTGTAGACTCAATTATTAGCAGATGTATCCTAATCAATTTTAAACCATTAACTAGCTCTGATATTAAAAACAAATTAATAAACGTTATCGATGAAAATTTTAAAGATTATGAATTTAACGAAGAGAGTATAAAATATATCGCAAACATATCTAATGGCGATCTTAGAAAGGCATTAAACATCTTGGAATTATGCACAATTACATTTAATCCAAATATAAGCATAACTATGGATAAAATAGAATCGCTATCTCAATCCACAGTGAATCTAAGTATCAAAAATAAAGACAATTTATATAATAATTTAAGCTATTTACAAAAATCAATAAGAGGATCAGATCCAAATGCAGCATCAATAGCACTTTCATTACTAATAGAATCCGGTGACTTAAACTCTATCTGTAGAAGATTGCTCGTAATAGCATCAGAAGACATAGGTTTAGCATACCCTCAAGCAATCTCCATTGTTAAATCATGTATTGACTCTGCCATAATGCTTGGATTTCCCGAAGCAAAAATACCACTTTCACAAGCAACAATATTACTAGCCACATCCCCAAAATCAAACACAGCATATTTAGCCATAAATAGAGCATTAGAAGATGTTAAAAAAAATCAAATAGAAATTCCTTCGTACTTATGTTCAAACTATTCAAACAATAAAATAAATGAAAAAACCAAATACCTTTATCCTCATGACTATCCTAATAATTATATCAAACAAGACTATCTCCCACATAAACTTAAAGACAAAATTTACTATAATTATGGTAATAATAAATTTGAACAATCCATTAAAGATTTTTGGCAAAAAATAAAGTAG